From one Chanodichthys erythropterus isolate Z2021 chromosome 3, ASM2448905v1, whole genome shotgun sequence genomic stretch:
- the LOC137012888 gene encoding hemoglobin subunit beta-2-like — protein MVVWTEFERTTIQDIFSKIKYEVVGPQALARCLIVYPWTQRYFGKFGNLYNAAAIMGNPMVAAHGTVVLHGLDRAVKNMDNIKATYAELSVLHSEKLHVDPDNFRLLADCLTVVVAGQMGASFTPEVQAAFQKFIAVVISALGKQYH, from the exons ATGGTTGTGTGGACAGAATTTGAGAGGACCACCATCCAGGACATCTTCTCCAAGATTAAATACGAAGTCGTTGGTCCTCAAGCCCTGGCAAG ATGTCTTATCGTGTACCCCTGGACCCAGCGGTACTTCGGCAAATTTGGAAACCTCTACAACGCCGCTGCTATCATGGGAAACCCCATGGTTGCTGCTCACGGTACAGTTGTGCTCCATGGCCTGGACAGAGCTGTGAAGAACATGGACAACATCAAAGCCACCTATGCTGAACTAAGTGTGCTGCACTCTGAGAAGCTCCACGTAGATCCTGACAACTTCAGG CTTTTGGCTGACTGCTTAACCGTCGTTGTTGCTGGACAAATGGGTGCTTCATTCACACCTGAAGTCCAGGCCGCTTTTCAGAAATTCATCGCCGTCGTGATCTCCGCCCTTGGAAAACAGTATCACTAG